The following are from one region of the Numenius arquata chromosome 23, bNumArq3.hap1.1, whole genome shotgun sequence genome:
- the ITGB3 gene encoding integrin beta-3 — MGKLSVAVGILVLCAAGGWGGNICTTRGVNSCKQCLAVSPLCAWCSKAVFAQSSPRCDLLANLLQNGCGNDYIEFPTSSVTILENRPLSDKGSGGSTTTQMSPQKIQLNLRPDDSQIFRVQVRQVEDYPVDIYYLMDLSNSMKDDLRNIQNLGTKLASQMRKLTSNLRIGFGAFVDKPISPYMYISPPQAITNPCYEIRETCLPMFGYKHVLSLTDEVTRFNEEVRKQSVSRNRDAPEGGFDAIIQATVCDEKIGWRNDASHLLVFTTDAKTHIALDGRLAGIVQPNDAQCHIDKDNFYSASTTLDYPSLGLMTEKLSQKNINLIFAVTDTVVGLYQNYSELIPGTTVGTLSRDSSNVLQLIVDSYGKIRSKVELEVRDLPEELSLAFNATCLNDEVIPGLKSCMGLKIGDTVSFSIEAKVRGCPREQQKSFTIKPVGFKDSLTVVVNFDCDCSCESQAEVNSSSCSRGNGTLECGVCRCNPGRLGSHCECSEEEYNPSQQDNCSPRRDQPLCSQRGECICGQCVCHSSDFGKVTGKYCECDDFSCVRFKGQMCSGHGKCSCGDCLCDSDWTGDYCNCTTRTDTCMSSNGLVCSGHGSCVCGKCDCTQPGSYGDTCEKCPTCPDACTIKKECVECKKFERGALVEQQSCSRMCRDEIETVQELGDRGKDAVNCTYKDEDDCVVRFQYYEDSSGKSILYVIEEPDCPKGPDVLVVLLSVTGAILLIGLAALLIWKLLITIHDRREFARFEEEKARAKWDTGHNPLYKEATSTFTNITYRGNN, encoded by the exons ATGGGAAAACTCTCCGTGGCTGTGGGGATCCTCGTGCTCTGCGCTGCTGGCGGCTGGG gGGGTAACATCTGCACCACCCGTGGGGTGAACTCCTGCAAGCAGTGCCTGGCCGTGAGCCCCCTCTGCGCCTGGTGCTCTAAGGCG GTCTTTGCACAATCGTCCCCTCGCTGTGACCTGCTCGCCAACCTCCTGCAGAATGGCTGCGGGAACGACTACATCGAGTTCCCCACCAGCAGCGTGACCATCCTGGAGAACCGACCCCTCAGCGACAAGGGCTCGGGGGGCTCCACCACCACCCAGATGAGCCCCCAGAAAATACAGCTGAACCTGCGGCCAG ATGACTCCCAGATCTTTCGCGTCCAAGTGCGTCAAGTAGAAGACTACCCCGTGGACATCTACTACCTGATGGACCTGTCCAACTCCATGAAGGATGATCTGAGGAACATCCAGAACCTGGGCACAAAGCTGGCCAGTCAGATGCGCAAGCTCACCAGCAATCTACGCATCGGCTTTGGGGCCTTTGTGGACAAGCCCATTTCCCCCTACATGTATATCTCTCCTCCACAAGCCATCACGAACCCTTGCTACGA GATCAGGGAAACCTGCCTGCCCATGTTTGGCTACAAACATGTGCTGTCGCTCACGGACGAGGTGACTCGCTTCAATGAGGAAGTGCGGAAGCAGAGCGTCTCACGGAACCGTGATGCGCCCGAGGGCGGCTTCGATGCCATCATCCAGGCCACCGTGTGCGAC GAGAAAATCGGCTGGAGGAATGATGCTTCCCACCTCCTTGTCTTCACCACGGATGCCAAGACCCACATCGCGCTGGATGGCAGGCTGGCCGGCATCGTGCAGCCCAACGATGCCCAGTGCCACATCGACAAGGATAATTTCTACTCTGCCTCCACCACGCTG gacTATCCCTCTCTGGGTCTGATGACTGAGAAACTCTCACAGAAAAACATCAACTTGATCTTTGCTGTGACGGATACAGTTGTTGGCCTCTACCAG AATTACAGTGAGCTGATCCCAGGCACAACAGTGGGCACCTTGTCCAGAGACTCCAGCAACGTCCTGCAGCTCATAGTGGACTCCTATGGG AAAATCCGCTCCAAGGTGGAGCTGGAGGTGCGTGACCTCCCTGAAGAGCTGTCCCTGGCCTTCAATGCCACCTGCCTCAACGATGAGGTCATCCCTGGGCTCAAGTCTTGCATGGGGCTCAAGATCGGGGACACG GTCAGCTTCAGCATCGAGGCCAAGGTACGGGGGTGCCCACGGGAGCAGCAGAAATCCTTCACCATCAAACCGGTGGGCTTCAAGGACAGCCTGACAGTGGTGGTCAACTTTGACTGCGACTGCTCCTGCGAGAGCCAAGCGGAGGTCAACAGCTCGTCCTGCAGCCGGGGGAACGGGACGCTGGAGTGCGGCGTGTGCCGCTGCAACCCCGGGCGCCTGGGCTCGCACTGCGAGTGCTCGGAGGAGGAGTACAACCCCTCGCAGCAGGACAACTGCAGCCCCCGGCgcgaccagcccctctgcagccaGCGCGGCGAGTGTATCTGCGGGCAGTGCGTGTGCCACAGCAGCGACTTCGGGAAGGTGACGGGCAAGTACTGCGAGTGCGACGACTTCTCCTGCGTCCGCTTCAAGGGCCAGATGTGCTCAG GCCATGGGAAGTGCAGCTGTGGGGACTGTCTGTGCGACTCGGACTGGACCGGTGACTACTGCAACTGCACCACCCGCACTGACACGTGCATGTCCAGCAACGGGCTGGTGTGCAGCGGCCATGGCTCCTGCGTCTGTGGCAAGTGTGACTGCACCCAGCCCGGCTCCTACGGCGACACCTGCGAGAAGTGTCCCACGTGCCCGGATGCCTGCACCATCAAAAA ggagTGTGTGGAGTGCAAGAAGTTTGAGCGGGGAGCGCTGGTGGAGCAGCAGTCCTGCAGCCGCATGTGCCGTGATGAAATTGAGACGGTGCAGGAACTGG GCGACAGGGGCAAGGACGCCGTGAACTGCACCTACAAGGACGAGGACGACTGCGTGGTGCGGTTCCAGTACTATGAGGACTCCAGCGGCAAGTCCATCCTCTACGTTATCGAGGAGCCTG acTGCCCAAAGGGGCCGGACGTCCTGGTGGTCCTGCTCTCAGTGACGGGAGCCATCCTGCTCATCGGCCTTGCTGCCCTACTCATCTGGAAGCTCCTCATTACCATCCATGACCGCCGAGAGTTTGCCCGCTTCGAGGAGGAGAAGGCCAGGGCCAAGTGGGACACG
- the RPRML gene encoding reprimo-like protein, translating to MNGSFFNQTLLEQGAYPNRTQGLGMLMACCNGTGSVLATDGGSSVLVPDERSLYITRVVQIAVLCVLSLTVMFGIFFLGCNLLIKSESMINFLVKDRRPSKDVGAAIMGLY from the coding sequence ATGAATGGATCCTTTTTCAACCAGACTCTGCTAGAGCAGGGAGCTTACCCCAACAGGACCCAGGGCTTGGGGATGCTCATGGCCTGCTGCAATGGGACCGGCTCGGTGTTGGCGACCGATGGTGGCTCCTCGGTCCTGGTGCCTGACGAGAGGAGCCTTTACATCACACGGGTGGTGCAGATCGCCGTCCTCTGTGTCCTCTCCTTGACTGTCATGTTCGGCATCTTCTTTTTGGGCTGCAACTTGCTCATCAAGTCGGAGAGCATGATTAACTTTCTCGTGAAGGACCGAAGACCTTCCAAGGATGTGGGAGCTGCAATCATGGGACTTTACTGA